In the Diachasmimorpha longicaudata isolate KC_UGA_2023 chromosome 1, iyDiaLong2, whole genome shotgun sequence genome, one interval contains:
- the LOC135162495 gene encoding putative ATP synthase subunit f, mitochondrial — translation MDWGNWGKYPKGFDPAIHGAFDPAKYYGKADIPFGEVKLGEVGSWISRRKKGPVTLAQMIGRAYWRWQHKYVLPKKSGVAPFFHVAVGSMIFFYVVNYPKIRWHGHYKYH, via the exons ATGGACTGGGGTAACTGGGGAAAATATCCTAAAGGGTTCGATCCGGCTATTCATGGCGCCTTCGATCCTGCCAAATACTACGGAAAAG CTGATATTCCTTTTGGTGAAGTAAAACTTGGTGAAGTGGGATCATGGATCTCTCGTCGCAAGAAAGGACCTGTTACTTTAGCTCAAATGATTGGCAGAG CTTACTGGCGTTGGCAACATAAGTATGTATTGCCCAAGAAGTCTGGAGTAGCTCCATTTTTCCATGTGGCTGTTGGTTCCATGATCTTCTTCTATGTCGTGAATTATCCTAAAATTA gATGGCACGGACACTACAAATACCACTAA